A stretch of DNA from Phycisphaerae bacterium:
CGATTATTGAGATTTTCGGGAGCTGGTGCCCGAACTGCCACGACGCGGCGGAGTTGCTCGTGGAATTGGAAAAGAAGTACGGCCCTCGCGGGCTCAAAGTCGTCGGGCTCGCCTTCGAATCCGGCGACACCGAGCGCGATGTCCGGCAGGTGAAGCGCTACCTCGAACGGCACAAGGCGATGTACCCGGTGCTGCTGGCCGGCGTGCGCGATCGCGAGAAGGCCTCCGTGGCGCTGCCAGTCATCGAAAAGCTGCAAAGCTATCCGACGTTTCTGTTCGTCGACGCCGACGGCGAAGTCCGCTCGGTCTATTCCGGCTTTTCCGGTCCGGCGACGGGGGAGGAGTACGCGAAGCTGCGCAAGCAGTTCGAGGGCGTGATCGAGAAGTTGCTGGCAGGACCGGGCGGGGATTAAAAAGGATCGTGTCACGGGGCGCTTTGGAAGGTCACCACAGAGGCTCAGAGGCACCGAGACGAAGATTTCCGATGTTTGATTTTTTAATTGGCTCCGTCTCTGTGTCCTCTGTGGCTCTGTGGTGAATTCTTTGGACGCCAAACTTGCTGCACCATGATTGCGGCCATAAACTCCGCCCAATGCTACGAACCTCCCTTTACGAAACCCACAAACGCCTCGGCGCCCGCCTGATCGACTTCGGCGGCTGGGAAATGCCGGTCATGTACCGCGGCATCCAGGACGAGCACCTTTACACACGCACGGCCAGCAGCATCTTCGATGTCTCGCACATGGGGCGGCTGATTTTCAAGGGGGCCGATGCCGAGGCCCTGCTTCAAAACGTCTGTACGCGGAATGTCGCCATGCTCAAGGTTGGCCGCAGCGGGTACAGCCACGTATGCAACGAGAGCGGCGGCATCCTCGACGACGTCATTGTCTCGCGCTTCGAGGATCGCTGGTACATGGTCTGCAACGCGGGCAATCGCGAAAAGATCGTCGCGCACCTCAATAAACACGCCGCCGGGCGCAAGGTCACCATCGACGACACGACAGCCAAGACCGTCATGATGGCCGTGCAGGGCCCGGCGACGATGGAGCTGTTCAAGTTGCACATGCCGATCAAGATCGGCGACCTGGGGCGGTACGGGTTCGTGACCGGCAGCTATATGGGGCAGCAGTACACAGTCTTTCGCAGCGGCTACACCGGCGAGGACGGCATCGAGATCGTCCTCGGCGCGAGCGTCGGCGGGATGGTGTGGGATTATCTCACGCAGCCGGGCGAGGACGGCCGCGCGACGATCAAGCCCGCGGGCCTTGGGGCGCGGGATACGCTGCGGCTGGAAGCGGGGATGCCGCTGTACGGGCACGAGTTGAACGAAGAGACCGACCCGCTATCGGCGGGTTGCGGGTGGTGCGTCGATCTGGAGAAGGAGTTCATCGGAGTTGTGGCGCTGCGGAAGATCGCGTCCGAGGGGCCGCGGCGGAAGATCACGGGGCTCGTGCTCGAAGGCAAGCGGATCGCGCGGCAGGGGGCAAAAGTCTTCGCGGGTGATCGCGAGGTTGGCGAGGTGACGAGTGGCACGCTCAGCCCGACGCTGGAAAAATCAATTGCCATGGCCTACGTTGACTCGCCGTCATCGGTCGAGGGACAATCGTTGTTGGTGGAAATCAAGGACCAGCGTGTATCGGCGACAGTGGTGCCCTTGCCGTTTTACAAGCGTGCGACGAATTCATAGGATCAGTCTTTCGGAGGG
This window harbors:
- the gcvT gene encoding glycine cleavage system aminomethyltransferase GcvT → MLRTSLYETHKRLGARLIDFGGWEMPVMYRGIQDEHLYTRTASSIFDVSHMGRLIFKGADAEALLQNVCTRNVAMLKVGRSGYSHVCNESGGILDDVIVSRFEDRWYMVCNAGNREKIVAHLNKHAAGRKVTIDDTTAKTVMMAVQGPATMELFKLHMPIKIGDLGRYGFVTGSYMGQQYTVFRSGYTGEDGIEIVLGASVGGMVWDYLTQPGEDGRATIKPAGLGARDTLRLEAGMPLYGHELNEETDPLSAGCGWCVDLEKEFIGVVALRKIASEGPRRKITGLVLEGKRIARQGAKVFAGDREVGEVTSGTLSPTLEKSIAMAYVDSPSSVEGQSLLVEIKDQRVSATVVPLPFYKRATNS